TGCTCTCGAACGTGGAGCGGCGCGCGCGTTTCGGCCACCACGTGTTGATGCGTTCGCGACGGCAGTTGTGGGCCGCGCCGACACATCCACTAGCGCAGATGGGCACCGTCACGCTGCGCGACATCGCGCGCTACCCCTATATCCTGATCACGGTGGACGAGGGCGAGGCCTCGACGCTGCGCTACTGGAAGAAGCGGCGCATCGCACCGAATATCGCGTTTCGCACGAGTTCGATGGAGGCGCTGCGCGGGCTCGTCGCGCACGGCTTTGGCGTGACGATTCTCTCGGACATGGTGTTCAGACCGTGGTCGCTGGAGGGTAAGCGCATCGACGCGTGCGCCATCGAGGACGCCATTCCGCAGATGGAAGCGGGCATGTTGTGGCATCCGGGCGCGGTGTTGAGCGATCCGGCGCGCGCGATGCAGCAGTTTTTGATTCATGCTTGCGGGAATTGAGGGACGGAGCTTCGCGCTTTTTTTCGAACTCCTCTGATATTCCCGCCACTTCCATTTCCCTAACCTGATGCCTTCACCCGAATCATTCGCGCTGGAGGCAAATCATGGGTCCGCAACTGTTGCTCGATACGTCGCATCTGATGAAACACGTCGATGCGCTGGGCGAGTCCATCCACGCGCACGCCAACGCACATCCCGTTGCACAGCGCGAGCGTGTCGTCGTCGATTTCGTTCGACGCCAGTGCACCGAAATTATCAATCTTGGCGTGGCGCTCGGCTGCGCGGCATTTTGCATGGGTATCGTGCTCGGCGCGTACCTCTTGCTCGAACGCCTCTAATCCATTCACCGAGGCCACTTCAATGTCCAAACTCCGCGAACGCTACCGGGCGGGAAAAAAGCCGGTCGACCCGGATAGCTATCTCGCGGCCATCATCGAGCGCCACCGGCATTTGTACGCCGATATCGGCATGTGCATGGGCGTGCTGGTGGTGGTCGTCTGCCTCGTCGTTGCGGCGCATGTGATCGCCGACTGGCTCAACCTCGCGGTCTAGCCGCCCACAGCCGGGCCGCAGGCCTGTTCCTCCCGCCATGCCTTCATGGCAAGATACGCTTTCCCTCGCGCCACCCCGGGCACCGTACCCGGCTAACAACAAGGAAGCGTCATGTCGGCCGTGTCGGCATTCAAGCTCGTGCTCCTGTCGCTCATCGCCATCATCGCGCTCGAGCTGCTCGCGAAACGGCTGCGTCTGCCGCCCGCTGCCGCGCTGCTGGTCGGCGGCGCCGCCCTGGCGTTCGTGCCCGGCCTGCCGCCGGTCGTGATCGACCCCGACCTCGTCCTCATCGTATTCCTGCCGCCTCTGCTCATGGACGGCGCTTACTTCTTCGTCTGGTCCGATTTCAAACGTCACCTCGCGCCCATTCTGCTTTTCGCCATTGGCGCGGTGGCGTTCACGACATGGGCGGTTGGCGTGGTTGCGCATTGGGCCGTTCCTTCGCTGCCGTGGGCTGCCTGCTTCGCACTGGGCGCCGTGGTGTCGCCGCCCGATGCCGTTGCCGCGAAGGCCGTGCTCGAACGGCTCGCGCTGCCGCGCCGCCTGATGGTGCTGCTCGAAGGCGAGAGCCTGCTCAACGACGCCGCTGGCCTCGTGCTGTTTCGCTTCGCCGTGGCGGCGGCATTGACGGGGGCGTTCAGCGAACCGAACGCGGCGCTCAGTTTCGTCGGGCTCGCGCTCGGCGGGATCATGGTTGGCCTTGTCGTGGGCTATGTGGTGGTTTGTCTGCTGCGTCAGCTCGAAGACGAATACCTGATCATCACCGCGTCGGTGCTGGCGGGCTGGATCGCCTATATCGCGGGGGACATGCTGGGCGTTTCGAGCGTGATCGCCACGGTTACATGCGGCATGCAGTTAGGCTGGCATCAGCACGAAGTCTTTTCGGCTACCGTGCGCAGCCGCGGCACGGCGTTCTGGCAGGTCATGGTTTTCGTGCTCGAGGCGCTGGTGTTCGTGCTGATCGGCCTCTCGCTGCGCGGGGTCATGCTGCGCCTCGGCGGCACGGGCAATGCGGTCGCGCTGCTCGGTCCCGCCGCGATGGCCGTGGTGCTCGCCGTTGTTGTCTCTCGCTGCGTGTGGACCTATGGAATCGAGATCGTGAGAGCGGCGTTGCACCGGATATTGCCGGACCGTGTGAGCGCCGCGGACTTTCGCGGTGCGGCGGTGGTGAGCTGGGCCGGCATGCGCGGCGTGGTTACGCTGGCGATTGCGCTTGCGTTGCCGGAGGCGATGCCCGGACGCGATCTCATCCTTTTCGCTGCGTTTGCCGTCATTTTGTTCACTGTGCTGCTGCAAGGCACGACCATCGGGCCGCTGATCAAGCTAATCAGGCCTGCGAACGATATCGAAGGTGAAACCGCCTATCTGAATGAACCGCAAGCATGGGCGCGCCTCGAAGCCGCTCAGCTTGCGGCGATCACGCCGCTCGTTCACGGCGCCGACGGCAGCGTGATACATCCGCGTTTGCTGGAGCAGTATACGTATCGGGCGAACCTCACGCGCAATTATGCGAACGCCGAGAGCTATCCCCAGGAAATGCGTACCTCGCACTACGACGTCGTGCTGGCCGCGGTCGAAGCCGCGCGCGCGGAGCTGTTGAAGCTGCACCGCGCCGGCCAGATCCATGACGAACTATTGCGCGTTCTCGAACGCGACCTCGATCTGGAAGAGCTTTCGGCGCGGCACGGGAGAGGCTGATACTCCCCTTTGCGTTCTTCAGGCGTGCACGACGAGGGGCGCGAACAGGTGCGAAAGGTCGCGCGCCCCGGCCGTCGCCACTCGCATAGTTCAGCGCCACCTGGCGCGCGATGCCCACGGGTTTCTCGCCCAGCGCGGCGATACCGCAGCCCAGCGCGTCGGCGGTGTGGGTCTTGACCGCTTCGATCGTGTTTGCGTCGAGGTCGTCGTAGCTCAGCGCGGCGGCGTAGGCGGCGAGCCGCTGCGCGATGGTGGGCGAAGCGGGTGCGGACGCAACCTTCTGCGCACGCGCCGCGCCCATGCCGCCAAATGTGCCCGCGCCCGCGGCGAGAGCCGTGAGCGACGCCATGAATGCACGCCGTTGCATGCGGTGTCTCCTTGTTCCTTGTTGGTTTACGTGAAGTTAAACGAGCAGCAACAGCGCCGCGCCGAATACCACGGTGCCGAGCAGGAAGGTCATGACCGTGAAGCCGAGCACGCGCTGCACGCCAATACCGGCCATCGCGACCACGGGCGCGGCCCAGAACGGCTGCATCATGTTGGAGACCTGTTCGCCCATTGCCACAGCCATGGTGGTGGCGGGCATGGAGGCATGCAGCGCAATCGCCGCGGGCACGACGAACGGGCCTTGCACGGCCCAGTGGCCGCCGCCGCTCGGAATGAAGAACGTGACGATCAGCGAGCACACATAGCTCCAGAACGGCAGCGTGTGCGTGTTCGAGATTGCGATGAAGAAGTGCGAGATCACGTTGGGCAGGCCGGTGGCGTCCATCATGCCCATTACGCCGCCATAGAGCGGGTATTGCAGCATCATCGAGCCGGTTTGTTTGGCGGCGTTCTTGACCGCGTCCGCGTAAGCGAGCGGGTAGCCGTGCAGGATCACGCCCGCGATGAACATCACGAAGATCACGGCGTTCACGCCGGAAAACGCTTCAATGTGCTCGATTTGCGCGAGCACGAGGAACGTCACGCCCACGAGACCGATGAACGCGCTGCCGATCCACGAGTATTCGAGCCATTTGGCGAAACTCAGCTTGCCTTCGGGGCGCTTGCGCGGTTCCGGGTCGGGGTTCTTTTCGATGTCGAGCACGACGGCGTCTTCGTCGCGCGGCTTGAGGAAGGCGAGCACGATGGGCGTGGCGATGAGCATGACGACCACGGGCACGAGATTGAACGCGGTAAACACGGTGTCGCCGAACGGCAGCACTTCGCCGGTGAGCTTTTGCACGACGTTCATCGCGCTGCCGGGCGTGGATTGCGCGAGCGCGATCGAGCTGGAAATGCCGCTCGCCCATACCACCCAGCCTGAAAAGCCCGCTGCGACGATCCAGGCGAAGTCCACGCGCATGCGCTTGGCCACTTCGCGCGCGAGCAGCGCGCTGACCACGAGGCCGAGGCCCCAGTTGAAGAACGAGGCCACGGCCACGAGCACGAAGGTAAGCGAGGCCGCCTGCACGGGCGTGCGGGCAATGCCCACGAGCGCCTTGAACACGCGCTGCACGGGCGCGGCGTGCGCGAACGCGTGGCCCGTGACGAGGACGAGTGTGATCTGGAAGGCGAACGTGAGGATATTGAAGAATCCCTTGTACCAGCCGACCACGAGCGTGTTGAGCGTCGCATGGGGGGCGAACATTGCCGAGAGCGCGGCCACGATTGCGGTGATGAGGATCGCGAGCACGAACGGGTCGGGAATGGTGCGCTCGAACAGGCTGATCGTCGCGTCGGTGAAGCGTGTCTTGCGTACGGGGGCGGCGGTGGCGGTGGACTTCACGTGTTGTCTCCTGGAGCGGAAAGTGGCCGCGCGTACCTGGCGCGCGGCTGTTTGTATCGGGTGCGTAGTAGCGCTAGTTCATCGGGCGAAGCCGTAGAGTTCGGCGGGGTTGTCCACGAGAATCCGTTTGCGCGCCGCTTCGTCCTCGACCCATGTTCCGAGCAGATTGAAGATCGACGCGGTATCGGGCTTGTGCGCTTCCGTTACGTGGGGCCAATCGCTGCCCCACACGGTGCGCTGCGGCAGCAGTGCTGCCCATGCGCGCGCGGTCTCGGCAATGTCGGCGTAACCGCCTGCGAGTCCCGCTTGCGAATCCAGATAGGCGCCCGAGAGCTTGACCCACACGCGCCCCGAAGCCGCGAGGCGGCGCACCACGCCATACGCGGGATGCGAAGTGCCCGCGGGCAAGGGCAGCCGCGCGAGATGATCGAACACCATCTTGCAGGGCAGTCGCGTGAGCAACGCTTCGTGCTCGACGATCTGATCGGCGGTCCAGTGCAATTGCACATGCCAGCCGAGTTCCGCGATGCGTCGCGCAAGCGGCTCGACCATGTCGAAGGTGACGACCGCTTGATGCGGCGTGTACAACGTGAAGCGGATGCCGCGTATGCCGCCGCGATCGAGCATGTCGAGTTCGGCGTCGCTCACGTCGGGGCGCAGGACGGCGACGCCGCGAGCGTTGTCGATACCCAGTTGGCGGATCGCGTCGACGGTTACGCAGTTGTCGGTGCCATACGGACGCGGGGTAACGATGATGGTGCGCTGCGTGCCGGTGCGTGCCTGTACGCGGCGGTAGTCATCGACCGTTGCGCCTTCAACGATGCGTGCATCGTTGCCGGGCGACGCGGCGAAGCGGCGATCGTAGATATGGATATGCGAATCGCACGCGAAGGCGGGCGCTTCCATGCGCGCGTTGGGTATGTCGATGGTATGGACATGCTGCTCACGGTCCATCGCGTTGTCTCCTTGTTTGCCGCGCACGCCAACGGGGATCGACGTGCGCCGTTGCGGCTTTTTCTGTTCAGAGCACGGCGTGCTCGTTTCGCAAGCGCTCGATCTCCGCATCGTTCCATCCGGCCTCGCGCAGCACCGCATCGGAATGCTCGCCAAAGGCGGGCGCGGCGATCGGATCGGGTGCGGGCGTCGCGCCAAAGCGGATCGGCTCGCGAAAGCCGCGGTACGCGCCCACGCCGGGATAGTCGTAGCGCGTGACCATCTCTTCTTCGAGCACCTGCGGGTCGTCGAACATATCCTCGACCGTGCGCGCCGCCGCGCAGGGCACGGCTTCGCCGAAGTGCGCTTCCCATTCGAGCGCGCTGCGCGCCTGCAATGCGGCGTGCAATTGCGGCACGATTTCGTCGCGATGCTCGGCACGTTTGCGCACCGAATCGTAGCGCGGGTCCTGCGCCAGTGCAGCGAGCCCGGTTTTTTCGCAGAGCGCCTGCCAGAAATGCGGCGTGTTCGCCGAGATGTAGAGCCAGCCTTCGCGCGTGGGATGAATGCCGGTGATGCCGCCCGAGCGCATGTCGCGGCCTACGTCTTTCGGTTCGCCGTCGGCCCAGATCATGCGTGCGGACTGCATGGTCAGCGCGCTGCGCAACAGCGAAACGCCCACGTACTGGCCCGCGCCACTGCGTTCGCGCTCGAACAGCGCGGACGATACCCCTGCTGCAACGAGCGCGGCGGCGTAATAGTCGACCACCGAGCCGTAGAGAATCTCGGGCGGCCCGCCGCGCTTGCCCTGGAACGTGCACATGCCCGTCATGGTTTGCAGCACCTGGTCGTAGCCGGCCTTGTCCTTGTTCGGACCCTGGTCGCCATAGCCGGTGACCGCGCAGTAGATGAGCCGCGGATTCACGTCGCGCAGTTGTTCCCAGGCAATGCCGAGGCGTGCAGGCACGCCGGGCCGGAAGTTATGCACGAGCACGTCGGCCTGTTTGACGAGACGCTGCAGCACAGCCTGGGCGGAGAGTTGCTTCAGATCGAGGACGAGCCCGCGTTTGCCGCGGTTCACGCCGAGAAAGGCGCGGCTTTCGGCTTCCAGTGTGGAGGGGTACTTGCGCAGGTTGTCGCCCGTGGGCGGTTCGATCTTGATGACGTCCGCGCCTTGATCGGCGAGCAGCGTGCAGCCATAGGGGCCGGCGATATAGGCGCTCAGGTCGAGCACGCGCACGCCAGCGAGCGGGCCGCGCGGCGCGGCGTTCGTTTCGGGTGACGGGTTCATTGGCGCACCTCGCTCGACGTTGCGCACGCAACGAGACCAAGCCGCTCAGCGCGTTGCACGAGCGCGCGAGCGCGTTCGACGAATGGCGCGTCGATCATCTTGCCGTCCACGACATAAGCGCCCACGCCGTCACGTTCGGCGTTGCGTGCGGCTTCCACCACACGCAACGCGTGAGCGATTTCTTCGTCGGAAGGGCGGAACACATCGTTGGCGAGTGCGATC
This genomic window from Paraburkholderia acidiphila contains:
- a CDS encoding amidohydrolase family protein — encoded protein: MDREQHVHTIDIPNARMEAPAFACDSHIHIYDRRFAASPGNDARIVEGATVDDYRRVQARTGTQRTIIVTPRPYGTDNCVTVDAIRQLGIDNARGVAVLRPDVSDAELDMLDRGGIRGIRFTLYTPHQAVVTFDMVEPLARRIAELGWHVQLHWTADQIVEHEALLTRLPCKMVFDHLARLPLPAGTSHPAYGVVRRLAASGRVWVKLSGAYLDSQAGLAGGYADIAETARAWAALLPQRTVWGSDWPHVTEAHKPDTASIFNLLGTWVEDEAARKRILVDNPAELYGFAR
- a CDS encoding LysR family transcriptional regulator, which translates into the protein MAKDVTLRQFRYFVAAAQNGQFSMAAAAEHVSQSAITNAVLALEEALGTRLFVRLPQGVELTPDGQDFLNHARHVLESVRDALHKAPFRAHSLRGTVRMAASYTLLGYFLPELLARFRATYPEIEIDLHDLDRPAIEEAVLAGKVDLGVALLSNVERRARFGHHVLMRSRRQLWAAPTHPLAQMGTVTLRDIARYPYILITVDEGEASTLRYWKKRRIAPNIAFRTSSMEALRGLVAHGFGVTILSDMVFRPWSLEGKRIDACAIEDAIPQMEAGMLWHPGAVLSDPARAMQQFLIHACGN
- a CDS encoding short-chain fatty acid transporter yields the protein MKSTATAAPVRKTRFTDATISLFERTIPDPFVLAILITAIVAALSAMFAPHATLNTLVVGWYKGFFNILTFAFQITLVLVTGHAFAHAAPVQRVFKALVGIARTPVQAASLTFVLVAVASFFNWGLGLVVSALLAREVAKRMRVDFAWIVAAGFSGWVVWASGISSSIALAQSTPGSAMNVVQKLTGEVLPFGDTVFTAFNLVPVVVMLIATPIVLAFLKPRDEDAVVLDIEKNPDPEPRKRPEGKLSFAKWLEYSWIGSAFIGLVGVTFLVLAQIEHIEAFSGVNAVIFVMFIAGVILHGYPLAYADAVKNAAKQTGSMMLQYPLYGGVMGMMDATGLPNVISHFFIAISNTHTLPFWSYVCSLIVTFFIPSGGGHWAVQGPFVVPAAIALHASMPATTMAVAMGEQVSNMMQPFWAAPVVAMAGIGVQRVLGFTVMTFLLGTVVFGAALLLLV
- a CDS encoding Na+/H+ antiporter — encoded protein: MSAVSAFKLVLLSLIAIIALELLAKRLRLPPAAALLVGGAALAFVPGLPPVVIDPDLVLIVFLPPLLMDGAYFFVWSDFKRHLAPILLFAIGAVAFTTWAVGVVAHWAVPSLPWAACFALGAVVSPPDAVAAKAVLERLALPRRLMVLLEGESLLNDAAGLVLFRFAVAAALTGAFSEPNAALSFVGLALGGIMVGLVVGYVVVCLLRQLEDEYLIITASVLAGWIAYIAGDMLGVSSVIATVTCGMQLGWHQHEVFSATVRSRGTAFWQVMVFVLEALVFVLIGLSLRGVMLRLGGTGNAVALLGPAAMAVVLAVVVSRCVWTYGIEIVRAALHRILPDRVSAADFRGAAVVSWAGMRGVVTLAIALALPEAMPGRDLILFAAFAVILFTVLLQGTTIGPLIKLIRPANDIEGETAYLNEPQAWARLEAAQLAAITPLVHGADGSVIHPRLLEQYTYRANLTRNYANAESYPQEMRTSHYDVVLAAVEAARAELLKLHRAGQIHDELLRVLERDLDLEELSARHGRG
- a CDS encoding CaiB/BaiF CoA transferase family protein, producing MNPSPETNAAPRGPLAGVRVLDLSAYIAGPYGCTLLADQGADVIKIEPPTGDNLRKYPSTLEAESRAFLGVNRGKRGLVLDLKQLSAQAVLQRLVKQADVLVHNFRPGVPARLGIAWEQLRDVNPRLIYCAVTGYGDQGPNKDKAGYDQVLQTMTGMCTFQGKRGGPPEILYGSVVDYYAAALVAAGVSSALFERERSGAGQYVGVSLLRSALTMQSARMIWADGEPKDVGRDMRSGGITGIHPTREGWLYISANTPHFWQALCEKTGLAALAQDPRYDSVRKRAEHRDEIVPQLHAALQARSALEWEAHFGEAVPCAAARTVEDMFDDPQVLEEEMVTRYDYPGVGAYRGFREPIRFGATPAPDPIAAPAFGEHSDAVLREAGWNDAEIERLRNEHAVL